The genomic stretch AGAGTAAACTTTCTGCCATGATGTGTTGTAGTGTGTGATGTCTTatgatatttggaaataaacaaaaagaaaggAGATGATATTGGTcatggatattttattattaacgaaATTCATAAACTTCAATCCAGTGCCTTATAGTTTGGTTTCTTCAGCGGAACCCCTGGGCTAGAACACACTTTCCATAGTGTTAGAAATAAAAACCAAGTATCATTGTACATTAATTTCATCATTCCTgaatttacaaaatgttgaaaCCAAACAATTGTGAATAAATAGCACTCATAGTATATTGTTTGTtgcaatatttttacagtttaattttccACATGACCTAGTGTTTTTATTGTAGTTACTTGTATTGGTTTGTTTATCCCTTTTTGTAACTAATAGagtattctattctattttaaacCTCCATAAGGACAACCCAAAGTCCACTTCGTAAAaagaaatactgaaaataaaaaatagccaATGAAAACCTTAATCAAACATGTCTCACACTTGCTACATTTTGCTGAACATCTGGAAACTACATCTGACACAATTAATTAAGGAAAGAAGGAGAGAAAATACCACTAGTGTCATCGCTTAGTTTAATGAAGAAGAATTGAATGATCATCAAGCTTAAAATCGCCAAAACACTATTTGACGCTCTGAAGAACTTGGCTACGAGGAAATGGCCAAATGCTTATCACAAGTCTACCAGCAGATACAACACTAGTTACAACACAAGCTATAAAACCACATGTTCCAACTACTGTTCAACAAGATGGAACCATATACTTCCCTTAGGGATGAGTGCAGAACAAGAATGGCAACGTTGTCTCCAAAGGAATATCAGATACGTATCTCTCTTGTATACACTAATGTGCACTCACGTCATTCAACATTGGCAACAAAAAAACCAGCATTTGCAAAAGCGTTTATTTATTCAACGCTAGAGTTCAGATTTACTACCATTTGAACGTCACAGTTCAGCCAACGCggaaggaaattttgaaatactttataaCAGCCAGCTCTCTGACCCTGACAAGCTTTGAACGAACAAATTGCTACAAATGTCAGAATCAACCAAGATCTTCTGTCTATTGGATGCCTCCTACATCACCAGAACCTGCTTGCCCGTCCGTTTATATAACAGCCAGCTCTCTGGCCCTGACAAGCTTTGACGGAACAAATTACTACAAATGTCAGAATCAACCAAGATCTTCTGTCCATTGGATGCCATCCTACATCACCAGAACCTGCTTGCCCGTCCGTTTATATAACAGCCAGCTCTCTGGCCCTGACAAGCTTTGACGGAACAAATTGCTACAAATGTCAGAATCAACCAAGATCTTCTGTCTATTGGATGCCTCCTACATCACCAGAACCTGCTTGCCCGTCCGTTTATATAACAGCCAGCTCTCTGGCCCTGACAAGCTTTGACGGAACAAATTACTACAAATGTCAGAATCAACCAAGATCTTCTGTCTATTGGATGCCTCCTACATCACCAGAACCTGCTTGTCCGACCGTTTATAATAATGTAGGAGAGAACATCCGAGCTGCTGTTCTATGAATACAGTCACCAATTATTGTCAGTATGATACTCGCACTACCAGTTGGGTCACTGAAACATCTAGAACGTTGTGCGAACTGAGTATCAGTCTATATTCTTAATTAGCATTACTTCAAAAAcagttattattacaaatgtgcAAGTTTGTGAAGAAGGATGTCGGGATATCAGTATGTTTATATTCAATAACACAAAATCTAGTGGACAGATTTAGACAAAATTTGGGATGGATTTTGCTTGGACATGAAATAATCCATAGCAATATTTTAATCctgaaatactaattattacaaaatacttattCCAGAATTTTGTATTTGCATGAACATAATACCATCTGTCATAGTGTGCTACAAATAGTTCTCACAGTATTATTATCTATAGATAGCAGCAGTGATGAATTCATACCATTTAGTTTTTTTGGGTACTTAAATTTAGTTTCCTTTGACTTTGTTGGACAGTACATTTACAATAACGGAAGGAACCAAAATGGTTGGACCAGGTCCTAATACGAGTCAACGAGCACAGTAAGTCCTTGACCATTCCAAGTGGTATCATAACGCAATGCATCAGACACCAAGTGCAACTAAACCACCGAAGGGGCTATGGGTCGTTTAAAAATCTTCGAAAAGTCTTCGAAAAGACGTCCAATACTGATTAGgaatataaaaatgcatataattcctagactgaaccAAGAAAATAGGTTGATAGAATGGACAGAGATCGAAAAGCAAGGGCATACAGTATACTTAATCAGGTTTACAGATTCATATCTGTGAGGAACTAATAGCGAGGGTGCGAGCAAAGTAAGTGAGCTTGGGTGGCCAAAGTAGGCATACATTTCATTTTagggaattaaaaacaaatagtatCAAACATTATTAGCACATCTCTTATTATACAATCATCAATCCTTTTAACTGAGGTAGGGTTCTGAACTGaactatattttcttgatcagggcaagaATGTAAAGTTAACTATGgtgatggaaataaaataaatttgaatcagAAGTGTTCttacaaatgtaaaatgtaaatagtacGAGCCAGTCGCAATTTTGCTTAACCTCTTATCCTCTTCATCTTCAATGTTTGAATATTATTCACTTGAAACTTCtctatttctgttttaaaatcacCATAGGGCTCTgtccaattatattataaatcctttcacaaaaaaaactatagttttttactttattattcctCCACACAGGTGTAAAATgtttcaagtgttactgaaaatTATTGGAGCTATTCTTTCAAATATCATGGAATGATGTAgagaaatttgatttatttcattgaTACTTACACAAAAACTTGACTAAACTTAAAACCACTTCCCTTTATTTTTGTGCAGAATTATCATCTAAATACACAGCTGAAATACACATCTATATTTCTTGGGTGAGCTGGTGGCCGAGGGGTCTAAGATGTCAGACTTTGGATCTTAATTAGAGATAGTCCAGGTTCAAATCCTTTTTATCATTACCTTGTATTGCAACTACTCGCCTCCTCATTCTGTAGATATAAACATGAAATCTCAGGGAGAGCAGACTTGTTGCCTTCACCAAATGTTTATCAAGTAATGATAGAAAAGTTatgataactaaaaataatgagAAGATTTAGAATGCAGTGTTGTTGATTTATAGCGGTTAGTGTACCAaggtaaagtaaaaaagaatCACCAACTactaataaatttttcataaaagatatgtggaaaattaaattaataatattttctaacaaaaaatgttaaattaaaaaaaaaaaaatgtaatcttagGATACAAAAGTGAAATGTTGATGGTTTCATAAAATTCAGTTATTCAGTATTAGTTAtttaagctccatcttcaacactACTCCCTAATAAGCTCGCCATGAAGccaataacattttaactattCAATACGTAGAAATTAAATTCACTATCAACATAGGAACCAAAAAACTCTTGTTTTGTTCCACCATCAACTTCCCAATCTTCTCAGGGCACTGATCCATGAGACGTCAGTGGAAACTCTCATTGCAAACATAGGAACAAAAAAACTCTTGTTTTGTTCCACCAGCAACTTCCCAATCTTCTCAGGGCACTGATCCATGAGACGTCAGTGGAAACTCTCATTGCAAACATAGGAACCAAAAAACTCTTGTTTTGTTCCACCAGCAACTTCCCAATCTTCTCAGGGCACTGATCCATGAGACGTCAGTGGAAACTCTCATTGCAAACATAGGAACAAAAAAACTCTTGTTTTGTTCCACCAGCAACTTCCCAATCTTCTCAGGGCACTGATCCATGAGACGTCAGTGGAAACTCTCATTGCAAACATAGGAACCAAAAAACTCTTGTTTTGTTCCACCAGCAACTTCCCAATCTTCTCAGGGCACTGATCCATGAGACGTCAGTGGAAACTCTCATTGCAAACATAGGAACAAAAAAAACTCTTGTTTTGTTCCACCAGCAACTTCCCAATCTTCTCAGGGCACTGATCCATGAGACGTCAGTGGAAACTCTCATTGCAAACATAGGAACCAAAAAAACTCTTGTTTTGTTCCACCAGCAACTTCCCAATCTTCTCAGGGCACTGATCCATGAGACGTCAGTGGAAACTCTCATTGCAAACATAGGAACCAAAAAATCTTGTTTTGTTCCACCAGCAACTTCCCAATCTTCTCAGGGTACTGATCCATGAGACGTTAGTGGAAACTCTCATTGCAAACAAAGGTCACTGTGCTTATCATGATTAAACACTAACAACCCAGAACAAAATGGTGCCATTTCAAGTTTTTGAACATAGGAAAGTAGTTCAATACAATTGTAATGTTTAGGTTTATGAAAAGCACTTTATGTGTCacatatagaatattatataaataaaatataaactcataCATGAATTACtgttgtatattttgaatttgtaagTGTTTTTTTAGAGGAATATGAccttttacttaattaataatatgtaaaggGTTTTAGGATGTAAAGGGTATTAGGGATAATTTTATATAGGGATAGTTTTATTTTAGGGAtagatttatcatttttttaaatttaaattcaagtttAGTTTAGAAAAAAGTCATGGGAGCCTGCTatcaaaaaattttcattttgccTTCAAAGTTGTCCTCCCCTAAACAGTATTGAGGATCTATAGAGAGGAATCCTATTTTATAATGCATGGGCTACTTGAAACAAGTTATAGGAAGTTGATTGAAAtcctatataaaaatttttcattttacctTCAAAGTTGTCCTCCCCTAAACAGTATTGAGGATCTATAGAGAGGAATCCTATTTTATAATGCATGGGCTACTTGAAACAAGTTATAGGAAGTTGATTGAAAtcctatataaaaatttttcattttacctTCAAAGTTGTCCTCCCCTAAACAGTATTGAGGATCTATAGAGAGGAATCCTATTTTATAATGCATGGGCTACTTGAAACAAGTTATAGGAAGTTGATTGAAAtcctatataaaaatttttcattttacctTCAAAGTTGTCCTCCCCTAAACAGTATTGAGGATCTATAGAGAGGAATCCTATTTTATAATGCATGGGCTACTTGAAACAAGTTATAGGAAGTTGATTGAAAtcctatataaaaatttttcattttacctTCAAAGTTGTCCTCCCCTAAACAGTATTGAGGATCTATAGAGAGGAATCCTATTTTATAATGCATGGGCTACTTGAAACAAGTTGTAGGAAGTTGATTGAAATCCTGTATAAAAATCACTTCtttctcaaaaattaatttataatttttaatcgaTGCAAAGTCAACAATCAGCAATTCAGtttcatgaaattgtttgaatttatGATGTATTAACACAGTTAAGTTTTACATGCATACTTCtttttacacattataaaaagaatttctCTATGTGTATAAAACTTGTATTAGTTATGTTATGcgattttatagttttgaattgCATAAGAGGGTAAGGGATATGAGTCTTGAATGTTTTATTGTGAGCAACTTACTAATTACATCGAAATCAAAAGTGTTATAAGTTTACAATCAGactcatatttttcagaaatttcctAAGGTGTATTCCAACATCAGTTGCAATCtgttaatattaaactaattttacttaCTGTGTGTACCTCACTTCATCGGAAAGATTCTCAATGTCTCTTTTTATTCAGCTCACAAATTGAAGTGTGATTTGATGAAAAAAAAGTGAGGTCCCATCCCCGATGTGAGGCCGCCCGTTTACGAGGTAAATATATTTGAACCTCTTGAAGCTTATTTCTCTAGTTGATTTGCGACCTCCAAACTGTTAAATGCTTGCTGATGAAGCTATACTTAGATTGGTTTGCTTATCTATCTATTTGTACAGCCACCTAAATCTAAACATGATTTCTCTTTCCTTTCATACTTCTCAAGGTTCTGATGTAATGTATGGTTTCTTCAATTTCCTGTCTTGATTTTGCTACTTTACCatgagatttttgaaataaccaGTTACTTtagagataaaaatgttaaatttataagcAGTACTTTATTCTATGTTTGTCTGTTCATTTTTTGCAATACGtttcttttaaagtatttagttGAAAAGTAATTGAAGTAAACTTATTAGATGTACTTTTTCAGAGTATATGCTTTTATACTACAAACCAGTTTATTCACAAACAATGTAAAAGTAtccaaaaaaatatagttttttgtattgtatttccTGTGTACAACAGGaatttgtgtattataaatggtttaaaacGATCTAAATTGTGTGTTTtggtattaaatttatgtttattcttGAAAAGCGTTTCCTTTATATGGTTAATGTGACAGGAGTTACCTTGATTATTAATGAAATTAGAgaacatatatttaaactgaGTTTTCTTTAATAGTTATGATGGAGgtattaatgttttatgataATTAGAGAGATGTTGTACGAAGACTGAATCCAGCATGTAGTAATTGTACAtacaaatgtaacataaaatatacttatttagtttgtttattttaggtagtaaacttttttaatattacagtagTAGTAATACAGACAGTAATACAGTAGTAGTTAAGAAGACTTCACTTCAAATTAAAGTACCGTAGTtggaatgaaattaataaaaattaattaaattaaattaataagtcaGATTTTTTTCCTTGACAGTGATTTTCTGTAAGATTAtgtatatttcagaaataaaaaaaagaatctgCAGAGTTTATGATATGCTTCAGAAAACTTCAGGATTCAGAATTAGTAACTACTCATGCCTCCTCTAATTTAACAACtataatgtattgaaaatactTTAATTCTGAAAATTTGGTTAAAGATCCAGTTAGCATTGGTTAGTTGATGTGGCGGAGAGAAGTTTCTGTGAGGCTGCGATAACTATTCCGAATGCTTACAGCTTACAGTAACGTCAAGTTCCAGCAGCGGCTGGCGATGGAGCTGCTGTCGATGCGGCTGAAGGTGGGGGCCTGGCAATGGGAGGCGGGGTCAGGGGTAGTGGCGGGCGTCGGCGAGGAGGAAGCGGGTAAGCCCTTGGCTCCCTACACGTGCCCCGACTGTGGCAAGAGCTACATGTGGAAGCAGGGGCTCAACACACACAAGCGACTACACTGTGGGAAAGAGCCGAGGTTCCAGTGTCCACACTGTCCCAAACGTTGCTACCAGCGTGGCAACCTCGATAGTCACATCAGGAATGTACACTCCAATCTGGTACAGTACAGGTGAGCCAACAGAACAGATACAAAATAGTAAGAAATGAGACTACACTGTGGGAAAGAGCCGAGGTTCCAGTGTCCACACTGTCCCAAACTTTGCTACCAGCGTGGCAACCTCGATAGTCACATCAGGAATGTACAGTCCAATCTGGTACAGTACAGGTGAGCCAACAGAACAGATACAAAATAGTAAGAAATGAGACTACACTGTGGGAAAGAGCTGAGGTTCCGGTGTCCACACTGTCCCAAACTTTGCTACCAGCGTGGCAACCTCGATAGTCACATCAGGAATGTACACTCCAATCTGGTACAGTACAGGTGAGCCAACAGAACAGATACAAAATAGTAAGAAATGAGACTACACTGTGGGAAAGAGCCGAGGTTCCAGTGTCCACACTGTCCCAAACTTTGCTACCAGCGTGGCAACCTCGATAGTCATATCAGGAATGTACACTCCAATCTGGTACAGTACAGGTGAGCCAACAGAACAGATACAAAATAGTAAGAAATGAGACTACACTGTGGGAAAGAGCCGAGGTTCCGGTGTCCACACTGTCCCAAACTTTGCTACCAGCGTGGCAACCTCGATAGTCACATCAGGAATGTACACTCCAATCTGGTACAGTACAGGTGAGCCAACGTAACAGATACACACGTCATAACAGCATATAACTAACAATATCAAACATTTTCGTAagcttgtgtttgtgtgtgtgtgtgtgtgtgtgtgtgtgtgtgtgtgcgcgcgcacaCAATTATAAACTCATTTGTTGTCTATGTTAACAATAGTATACTATTAAAcatataatcattaaataattatcttgtatttgcttttttaatttgCGGAACCttgatttcaaaaatgtaattgtaaaaatagtttcTAGATATTCATAAAGTTTCTATTAAGAACCAAGATTTTAGGTTTTAAACAATGTGGTATTgaaattgcattttaatattaagttttaactaaGTTTTCTCTTTATAAACCCTTGTAAACTCtagaattaatgtaattttagtatatatttaaaaattgtttgcttTGTTTTATGCACATTGATTTGTTTCAGTAACGAATTTCTTAGTAACAAGGAAGAGTTGGGTAATACCACTGGAGGACTACAACACTAGGCAACATGTTCCAGCGACTGCTCCCGATATACAATATACGTATATACAGTGCTTTATGTTAGTGGTTATTATTAGATAGTATTATGTAATACTTGCTCTCATTTAGCTTATGGTATTCAACTTCATTTCTGACATGAATAAAACTACTCTATATAGGAATTGAAACATATTCTGAAAACAACGTTTTTGGGAAGAAATACAAATAACATGGGACTTATCAATGTTGTttctatttacttaaaatatctaCTAGATCAACAAAATTGATACGTTTTCACGATTCAATAACATACctagttaaatttgtataaccttTTATAcggttttgaaatttattatttacactgcCAATTTCACTgccttaaaaaaacttatttatagtcaTAATTAAgtagttttgtgttattttaaatttcgttGTGTTCCTTAATGTGTAGCTGTACAACAACTTCATGTGTAAATGtacttatatttaagattttataaaataattttatattatgagcTTTATTATgtgttgttgttttataatttgagcTTTAacttatagtattattatttatttatttttttatttacttacaaactcAAAATCTTAACCGTCTTCTATAGTATAGAAGCAGTGAAAGCAAAAGAGCATGCCTAAGCACCTATTTGAAATAacttcattattaatttcatagTATTATCTCTCTGGgcttttaaactgtattatttattttaaaatctttataatgtAGTATACTTTCATAAAgactttataacaaaaaactagtTTGCTGTAAtgatcttatatttttatttttttattttaaaaagtgtattgattaattcaaactttttctAAGCATCTCATTATAAAGTCGTATTCTGTTGTTCTTTCAGCTTTTTGGGTACCTTGACTTTTGTCAGAGTACAGACTTATTGTTAGTAAATAGACTAGAACTCACGCGATGGGTATGTTGTCAGACACTCACGGTAATGCTTCAATATTGATTATGGTATAATAAAGTTTAGCTGCTATTTTTATATCTActttttggttattattttttaatttatggattTTTATGGGTATTAAATTAGGAATATGAACTTGCAAATGTAATCAGAATTGACAGTCATTTTCAGAAGAGTTTAAGGTTCCTCTGTTGATTTCATCTTCCAGATGACTGATGGATCATTATATCTCCTCTTCACCCTTCTTTCCTTGATCATGTCCATCATGCCATGTCTTCCAGAATAGAGAAATACTTGTAGTAGACACAACTAATAGCCAGCTGTCAGGAGAAATGTAAAGCTAAGTAACAACGGTCGAATTACACAGAAAGATATCATTTTGCTAATAACTTGGAAGACTTGATATTGCGGATTATAGATTTTCCCTTCTCTTCAATTGTATTCTATTAATAACAAAGTAGCATGACATCTTCACTTTCACCCCTCTAGGTAAACACAGGCTGCTAGATCACTGTTATTGATACATTGTTACAGTCTGAGTTGAAAAGAAAGAATACATGCTCATTTTGACACAGAGGATCCATCttagtatttatttgattttaaatatctcAACCATTATAGTCAATCTTGAAAGTATTAATATGTTTAGGTTGCTGTTTACGACTAATTATTTTCCATTCTCTTAGggcattaatgatttatttaaaatttgtttgtttattcttCAAATTTAAGTTAGCAACTTTAAATCTCTTCGACCTTTACTGTGTTGTCAGTGACTAATAACTCAACAATTTCTCtatggtttaaaaatgttatctccTCGTCCTTCAATAAAAGTCTGTTAGGGAGGAAGAAATCACATCTAGAACTGCTCTCTTCCCAGCAATTCTAAGAACACTAAATCCCACATTCTATAGAAAGGATGTAGATTCTGACAAGTTCATGAAATCATCAAAATTCAGATTGCATACAACAGGTGGGTCAGCAGTCTTGTTTTCTATTACTGTATCGCAAAACTCTCCTTTTACTCCTTCTTAGATTTGGAGAATTGTCTCCACTAAATTTGTTGCAGTTAGGACATAGAAAACTTGAATACCGTGGGGAGTTGCCAATGTTTTCCAATCCTTCAACTGGATGTATCGGCCAATAAGTAGGctcatataatataatgtataatataaatcattCTACAGTCTCATAAAAAAATTCAGtgtttatttttgatatattaaaattattacacaggCTGTAAAAAGTAAGATAAGCTTTTATTTCATGCTtcatagaaaacaatttttaattgatatttgaAACCTAGGTATTGCTTCCTTATATTATATCTGATAATCACGGTATGTTACATTAATGTGGTGGTATTGCTATCATTTCCATTTGATAGTTCTGTTTTTCTTTCTctttatggtaatttattaattattttaggatttttatattattgtcataacttagtttatttaattagtgTTATGTTTTCTTGACTGATCAACAATGGTGAGAATCAGTAtacgatttaatttattttagccaAATATTATTGCTGAACTGTGTTTGATCTGATAGTTGTCTAAAGACATGTAGTATTCATTTTTAACATGTTCTGCTTAGCATATTCTCTCTCAAATTGATATTATtgactttgttattttaatttattttgtcgtACAGTTATACTCTCCATGGGgtgtatatttgtttttgtgcAATAACATGACATACTAAGATTTATTACAAACTTTGATTCCtgtttaatattaagtttagatTTAAGTTAATA from Homalodisca vitripennis isolate AUS2020 chromosome 2, UT_GWSS_2.1, whole genome shotgun sequence encodes the following:
- the LOC124356071 gene encoding longitudinals lacking protein-like; the encoded protein is MLTAYSNVKFQQRLAMELLSMRLKVGAWQWEAGSGVVAGVGEEEAGKPLAPYTCPDCGKSYMWKQGLNTHKRLHCGKEPRFQCPHCPKRCYQRGNLDSHIRNVHSNLVQYSNEFLSNKEELGNTTGGLQH